TGCTAATGGCACGAGCCACAACAGTACACCaataaaacataacaaaaaaagaGTATATACGCATATATTGATAATACCTCTACAAACCCCTTTATCTTTGAATGGATGAAGGGTTCGAAAtgcattctcaaaaaagaaaaaatatatatatttgtaggcACAGCCAAAATCAAATGGTTTATCCCTTTGCAGAAACATAGCCAAGTAAATTGAATTACAAAGTAATTAGAGCTTGCAAGTGGAGGTGATACCTTTGCCTTTTGAGGCATCAATTCTGTCCTGCAATATTCACACTTCGtgatacaaaaggacttactcCAGCTCCACTTCAGAACTTGAAACTGCAGCACAAAAACGAAAACTTATTCGTTTAAAGTGGACAATTCGTCCTGGAACTCATCTATATTTTCTTATAGCTTCGGTAGTAGGAGAAGAATTGGTACACCCCCAACTTATTACAAGAGTAGAATTGAATTCAAGCTCTTGTTATATCTTGAGGACCAAAACCTCCCACCACTGCAAAACGATCTTTTCATAGATACAGGCCTAATATgcagaaaattttcaattgaagaaTGACCCATCAATCTAGGCATGCTTGAGCACCTACCATCTTGCTTTGGTACAATATCTAACTGTGAATTTTCGGCATCTTCAATTTCAATAACCAAGCTCCCTTCTGAAATAGACCTTATTACTTGTATACCATTATCCATTGAATCATCACCAAGTGCCTGAAGATCATTATTCCCACTACAATTCACAGCCTCTTTTGATGTTCTTTCACCATTAACCTCTAGCAATTCGCTTTCATCGGTTATTCCAGCTGGGTTCTCAGAGATGTCACCATCATTCCCAGAGTTCATCATAGTGGTCTCTTGGTTTCTGTCCAAATTATTAGCATTCTGATCCACTGAACCCAGATGACTAACAAGGTCTAAGCTTACAGTATCGCTCACAATTATATTGGCACGGCATAGAGGACAGTTTGTATGAGACCTCAACCAAGTATCAATGCAACGTATATGAAAGGCATGGCTACACTTAGGCAAGAGTCTAAGCATTTCATCTTCATGAAACTCATTCAAACACACAGAACACTCGGTGCCTTCAATCAAACCCTCATCTTTCTTGTACTTACAAACTGCAATCG
This DNA window, taken from Quercus robur chromosome 2, dhQueRobu3.1, whole genome shotgun sequence, encodes the following:
- the LOC126709085 gene encoding RING-H2 finger protein ATL54, giving the protein MARNYRILFPTLTATSPSSNCDGFCDLACPFNCPPFPDYSYFSPPPPPPSLTASHSSKFLSHHFSTFLIISLSVLVGLLVLISYYVLIVRSCPSWCSRRNNGRTSSQSDGTDEDFLDENHVDHPIWFITTVGLQQSIISSIAVCKYKKDEGLIEGTECSVCLNEFHEDEMLRLLPKCSHAFHIRCIDTWLRSHTNCPLCRANIIVSDTVSLDLVSHLGSVDQNANNLDRNQETTMMNSGNDGDISENPAGITDESELLEVNGERTSKEAVNCSGNNDLQALGDDSMDNGIQVIRSISEGSLVIEIEDAENSQLDIVPKQDVSSSEVELE